A genomic segment from Pelobates fuscus isolate aPelFus1 chromosome 7, aPelFus1.pri, whole genome shotgun sequence encodes:
- the LOC134568411 gene encoding gastrula zinc finger protein XlCGF17.1-like, translated as MDLMMNYQTLSSLGVSTSRSSPEGHEKNRNTLGIKKSFNERAKGSSSQKSNNVLESYMSTNEILNSKPKNLCSECGKCFSQHSNLVIHQRTHTGEKPFSCSECGKCYSRHFILVNHQRTHTGEKPFSCFECGKCFSQYINLVSHQRIHTRDRTFSCSECGKCSVTKSALIDHQRMHTGEKPFSCSECGKCFSRHSHLLSHQRTHAGERPFSCSECGKCFSRNFHLVNHQRIHTGEKPFSCSECGKCFISQSNLVCHQRTHTGEKPYSCFKCGKCFGNRGTLFKHQKTHTKQTFSECGKSLNVI; from the coding sequence GTGTTTCCACAAGCAGAAGTTCTCCTGAAGGACATGAAAAGAACAGGAATACATTAGGCATAAAGAAATCTTTTAATGAACGAGCCAAAGGTTCCAGCTCTCAAAAATCAAATAATGTCTTGGAATCTTATATGTCTACAAATGAGATACTAAACAGCAAACCAAAGAATTTATGTtccgaatgtgggaaatgtttcagcCAGCACTCAAATCTGGttatacatcagagaactcacacaggggagaaacctttctcatgttccgaatgtgggaaatgttataGCAGGCACTTTATTCTTGTGAATCATcaaagaactcacacaggagagaaacctttctcatgttttgaatgtgggaaatgctttAGCCAGTACATAAATCTTGTTAGtcatcagagaattcacacaAGAGACAGAACTTTTTCATGtagtgaatgtgggaaatgttctgTTACTAAATCAGCTCTTATTGACCATCAGAGAatgcacacaggagagaaacctttctcgtgttctgaatgtgggaaatgttttagcagGCATTCACATCTTcttagtcatcagagaactcatgcAGGAGAGAGACCTTtttcttgttctgaatgtgggaaatgttttagcagGAACTTTCATCTTGTGAAtcatcagagaattcacacaggagagaaacctttctcatgttctgaatgtgggaaatgtttcatCTCGCAATCAAATCTTGtttgtcatcagagaactcacacaggagagaaaccctaCTCATGTTttaaatgtgggaaatgttttggtaACCGTGGAACTCTTTTTAAACATCAGAAAACTCACACAAAACAGACattttctgaatgtggaaaaagtttaaatgttatataa